The genomic window TACATACTTGCATATTTCTTTCGCCAAACGTTATTATTGTTGTGCCTCCACGGACACGGTTACAATAAGCGCAGAAACGAGTGTTGCTTGCTTACTGAGCTTTCAAGTGCAGGCGCTTTGAAATCACATTTAATGACACCACACAAACGTGTCGCAAAAATGAACGATTATTTCGCAATCGCTTgagcatacatacagacatacacgcgctcacatgcatatgtatttatttaagcaGGTGTGTATGTAACATATTTAGTAGCGGTTAACCTTTGTGAAATCGGTACGAATATCATTGCCATCGCTGAGCTTTGCTCACACGCTCGCCACTTAGCTAAGTCCGAGCTATGCGTAATTTAACTCAAAGCTTAGCAGCAAAGAAAGTAATTAAGCATTAGTGACTACAGTGGCTGTTGAAAATTTGCAGTGTATTTACTATAATAATGtgctaatttaaaaatatattcttttatacGCGATTCATGATCAATGGAATCGTCGAATGGTGTCTGGCTGAATTGAAAGTGCCCAAGTATAGAAACATTTATAGCAACCCtcgtaatattttttcttgtttaaattaTAGTCAATCATATAAATAGTAAACATTAGCAATTACTTCGAAGCGCAAAAGCTCTGTTTGTGAAAATTATTAGATAATTTAGCTTTTTTGcggttaaaattaaaattcactaaaaaataataaatttttctatgtaAAATTGTATGTGGTCAAATGAAGCCGCAATTcggaattaaaattattttagataaAATTGTCTGTGTCAGACCTATGTACATTTGGGGAGTATGAGAATATTAAGTGTTGGCATaaccttaaaacaaaaaacgttaattttagCTATAAATCCCTCTCTTATACCaaacataaaagggtataaagaGATCTTTATCTTGCTGTTGAAGGAGTTAGGAGTGCAGTTATATGGTGATCCAAATAGaggtaatttttcaatatcttttttttgacagatcacgcgaaATCGTGTCacgctgtcatgttatttttgttcagtattgcttgacattatggaaagacttacgcctaaacggtctatgggcttttgaaaagtttcaagaagatccgacgttttcgaatcaaattttgttcagcgatcagactcatttctggcttaatgggtatataaacaagcaaagttGCCAcctttgggacgaagagcaacctgatgagattcaagagctgccatttcatgcaAAAAATAGCGGTTTCGTGTAGTTTGTGagccggtgaaatcatcggtccatatttcttcaaacacttggtttcaacaagacagcgcaACTTccaacacatcgcatcaatccatagatttattgagagaacacttcggtgagcagataatttcacgttttgggtcggtcgattgacCGCCAAGAACgtctgatatcacaccgttagactttatcctgtggggatatgtaatgtctgaagtctatgcggacaatcccgcttcgattcagtctttggagcaaaacatcatgcgcGTCAGTCGTCAGTTCctgttgaaatgctcgaacgagtcatcaaaaattggactcaacgcaTAGACCATCCGAGAAGTAGACGCGGACAACAGTGGAAAGAGAtgattctgtgttttttttttaaggaggaaacctcgaaatggatcacccttataactatgtatgtatacgttaTAGTAATATTTTGCACAAAGCTGTAGTTAGGCTGACCGCCTCTTTTTTCTAAGATATAAGTTCGTGACATTGTTTTGCTTGATATAATACGATGACATAACAATGCTGTATAGAAGTACTAGGTGTACTATGTAGTGGGTTCAAATCGTAAGGTCAGTTACATACGCTTCCATTCTAATGTTGAGTTGTCTTTTATAGCATTGATACATTCATGAGGATTTTATGTTTCAATTAGAAAGAAGATTTTAGAGGTAAAACACTTtcctttcaattaaaaataataacagaaaaattaataaaatgccTTCGACATAAATTACAGCAGACCGAAACTTATCCCAGAACGTTTTCTGGATGAGACCCTTCAGCAGTGTTATTGTGTACGTCTTTAAATAGTAATTTTCCCAaagaataataaacataaatgtTACAgagaaacatatgtatgtatgtctgacCACTAGATGACATCTATGTATACTGAAGTAAATTATAAGAAGCACAAACACTTTCAATAACGTCGCAAGACGACAATATTCTAGTGAAAAAATGGAGTGGTTATAAAAGTTTTACGGCAATTGGGTTTACGGAAACCAGAGGTTATTCAGATGTAATACGAAAATCAGATTTGTGTCCGACAAAAGACTGTCAACTATGTACTTATGTAGGTAGCATTCCTCAAGTAATGTTGTTCGGAATTTGATAAAAAGTGTCATTACGGGCGAAAAACTAACCCTGCAACTTAGTTCTATTTTCAAATCTGAGTAGAAGCATGAAGGAACAGGAATTTTTTCTATGAGCGTAGTAGGAACTGAGTTTAGTGGAGATTTGTGAATATGCTGTTGGGAATGTTAGTACTCCGTAATGGAATCTCTCGCACAATTTGCTCCATAAATTTCAGATAAACAGTGAATTCCAATCTGCAATCCGCGAACTAATCTTGCCTGCCTCTAAAGACCCTATGGAGTCCTGGCGACCATCAGTGAGGACTGACTCAATGGAAGAACTCAGCAATATTCCGTTGTAGAAAACTATATCAGCAGTGATTCGAGATTGTTGGAGTATAAACGTTGAAGGAAACAATATTTGAACAGAGCGAAATTACTATTCATgggtaaattaaatattatttaataacaatGAAAAGTCACCTTGTCTACTGAACTCACCACatacaaaaccaaaattaaataagacagAAAAATTAGTAAGCCCGATTGGGTCAACACTTTTTAGAACATGAAATGCCAATTAATAACGATTACTATTTTagtagtaacaacaacaaatcacaaATCGATAAATGTAAAAGCTGTAAAACGTGAAACTACGTTTTCCATGATTCATTGCTAcacacaaaaaaaggaaaaaaggtgaaagaaaaatatcacagacacgataaatttaaatataaacatatattacaATGTAAGTATGTGggtgtatatttaaaatatgagtaatGTATGCATCCCACGACAGTAagtcattacatacatatgtatgtacgtacaaacACCTGAGgtttgtaaaaaacaaaaagccaACAACACAAAGTAAACACAGCACTTGATGGGCTAAAAATCgataatttaatattgaatgACCGAGAGTGAAGTCACTCGCCCTCAATATTTTCCTTTCATGCACGCATGTGGGTGATAAGAATGGACAGATAACGCGAAATGGAAATTATCGAACAGGCAGCTAGGCAAAGTTGGATCTATCGATTGGATAAGAACAAACGAATCAAATGAAATGCTTTCGAACTGCCAACAGAACGTCAACgacttattaaaaatttctgctGTGAATGAATAACTTTCAAAAGGGGTGAGTACTAGTGTAACAGTGacatgaataatttatttttatgctagCCAACAAGGTGATTGAGGAAAAAGTTGCTGCAGTGAGGCCAAAAGTTTTCGATGTTTCCGTTTAATAATGGTGCGATTTCAAGTAACGGGTTATCCTAATAGAGGTACTTTTCTCAATACTATTTGccacaccatcacccatcttgagatctAGGATTCATTATTGGATGCCACGTCCGGCACGCAGTgaggaaaatatagcagccgtagctggactgacgtatggaacgacttggcacattttacgtcgagatcttaaattgaaagcgcacaaaatacagcttgtgcaagaactgaagccgctcgaccttctcaagtgacatcgcttcattctatgggctcttaaattttccaagaagattcgacgttttcgagacaaattttgttcagcgatgaggctcatatCTGGCTCAAGCAAAATTGCCAGATTagggacgaaaagcaacctgaagagattcaagagctgccatttcattcagaaaaaaaacaacggtttggtgtggtttgtgtcccggtggaatcatcggtccatatttcttcaaaaatgatgccggtgagaacgtaaccgtcattTGCGACCGTTATGCCGTCATTATTACCAACTATTTttatgtctgaaattgaagctagtgatcttggcgacatatggtttcaacaagacggcgtcacttcacacacatcacatcaacgaatggatttattgagagaacccttcggtgagcagataatttcacattttgaaccaagattgtgtgatatcacaccgttacacTTTTTTCTGTGAGTATGTATAAAGTCTGTaatctatgcgaacaatcccgcttcgattcaggtcttgaaGCATAACATCACGTttttcattcgccagttaccagtcgaaatgctcaaactaGTAATCGAAAATTGGTCTTAACGGATGGACCGTCCTATACGTAGCCGCGgctaaaatttaaaagagataatctcaaaaaataaatgcaaaataatgttcttttgagtgataataaacatttcccattcaatttgaagtttctgtcttttttctttaaaaaaagtaagaaacctTGAAATAGATCACCCTTTAGCATGACGAACCGAATTTTACCTCCATAAATCACCAAGCAAAAAATAGCAATTGTTTTAATGGAGAAACGAAATTTGCATATTAGTTTTAGGGTAGTCACTAATTTAtctaacaataaataaataaattacaattgaAAAGTCAATgcccttaatattaatttcGAATATAAGCTTCAACAAAATTTCATCTAAATGTTCGGATGCTTGGCAAATGAAGAGTCATGACAGACATATTGGCGATTTCTTATtccacacatatacacatatacgttTATGTactcacatatatttatacatatatatgacacataaataatatttattgaatgctCAAAAGAGACACAAGAAGCAATTTTTACTTGCACAggatgaaattttgaaattattctcattgcatatgtacatatgtatattacatctTACAAATTATAGACCTTgccactgtttttttttattttcaccacattaataaaaaaaagtgttaagcaattatttcattttgcttgttcgcgaatgttaaaaataagtattaccCAAAAATTACCCTGAAAAATATCAGACAATGCATGTGCGTAATGTGGCGAAACGATGGAACTCATGACAAGCCCGTCTACCAACACGACTGCATTATGGTATATTTGTACAAATTAATGTATTTCTGTACATCATACTTTGATGCATTTAATCAAATTTGAAGCAAGAGGAAGGCGGTCATGAAGAGACTGGTTCTGTACTGTAATTTTACAGACTAGTTTCAAAGTGGAACCGAGTTGATTAATGGAACTTTTGATAGAAGATATTTTGATGATATTCAAGCATATATTAGTGAAAGCGGAATGGAAATTGGGCTCTTTCTATGGGCTGTTAttgtttaaggggttacatgggtttacgggtttcaaataATCGTTtgtttattgtcttattaaattttaaaacatctcTAGAATAAAACATGAATAAGTTCAGTAGCTATCAAACCTACTGCCAACCTGGTACTATATGCTCTCAACTGAAAGACCGGCTCACTTTCATAACCAGTTTTATGATATAGGTTATATTAGATAGGTAAATTTTAACCAATCACAACAAACCTTGACACATACACTGATAATCCATCAATAATTTGTTGAGAACGTCAAAAAAACTACCTGTGAGGAAAGGCCTTAAGAGGTTACAGGGGTTTTCTTGaataaaaaacagccttttttcattacaattttttattgttacaaaaacacactattaacaaagaaattccgaatgttttagaaaaaaaatattttaaactcggccattgcgacgccatttccggtgaccactCGGAAAAAAGATGAGCCCGCATTGGCAGTAAACCCTTACaggaacatacatataaagtgaaaaaatatgtgttttggtTAAAACCATAtattagaacttggacgaaacaaaaaaaaactgaaaattttatttttgacagacatttttactaaaaatatttaactttctgtgaaaatttcgtggtatttttttttttttaaatagtcgtgatcgaaaaaaaaatccttcgtccaagtctttaagaattgtatcctaaagacctgtgaaaaatttcatgaaggtcggttgagtagttctcgagaaatctagCCAACCGTctttaaaaacacagtttcgagtaAAACGCATTTACAGACGGAGCACTAGTCCAGCTAGTCTctagcgcacaagttctcaaggctgtatcttagaaactattactcggatcaaattgaaaatttgggacaatattctagatgTGTTGTTGactttaataagacaataaagaagacaattttttttaacccgtaaacccatgtaagcCTTTATAAACATATCCGAAGTcatgaaaattgcataaaacCAGAAAAAGGACTAGTATTGGAACAAAAGcttagaaaaactaaaaactctCACTTTTCCCCGGGTATTGCACAAACTTACTAGTGAAATTAACGCATTcgctaataaaattatattttataagattgtgtgcatttttgttttaccaacaacaacaattattgtCGTGAGCGTGTCACCAACTTTTGCAACAGCAGCGCCAGCAACAGCAGTAGCAACAGTAAAGCATTGCCacttatacaaaaaaaacagcATCAGCTCGCGGCAGCATCTGACCGACTTGCTGACTAAACGACTGGATGTTCTTGATTCGTCGCGTTAAGCCGAACGCTTTGAAGATAAATTTGTTGGCTGCTATTTTTGTTTGCCTGCatgtgtatttgttgtatttttaagtgtataattttgcatgtttttttgttgttgctgtttttgttattctttCTTTGCGTTCAAtgcaaatgtatgcaaataataAGACGAAacgttttaaaaaattcattttattatggAAAAACGTTGAATCAGTTGCAGCCCGCGGCGGGGtggaaaaataacaagaaaaacaaaaaaaaatttataaaaaattaactcaaTTCAGCACGAGTTTAGTATAGTCAATTAGCGTTGACCCAAATGcaatttttgcgatttttttttatttttgcttgcaTCTAATTTTAGAAAGTTATGGACATTTTGCAGTTTCGTGCAAAGTCGTCTGttataataaatgtatgttAAACAGACATTTTCTAGGTTATGATTTTTTGATATGTTTGTTGtaggaaattgattttttattttcttttttatatttgtaaaattattgatttcgAAAGTCAAGTTAGCATATTTACGCAAGTAGAACCAGTTGAATTGCTTAGGAGGGTTGTAAAGCAGACATAATTGCTTTAGGAGCTTTGGAAACAGAGATTATAAAAACACAGTATTGTGAGGATTATATtacaaagtaatatttttttattaaaatgttttaaaatattttaaaagaaagatAGTCGAAAAACTGCAACAATTTCTAAGATATTATTCTCGATAGTTTTAAAACAGtatttttgaaatctttaaAAACAGGTCAAATTCCTTTATAGCCAAAATTTTGGACTCTTTTTTCCAAATCAGAAGTATatcgtaaaacaaaaaatttgtgtaaatcaCAAAAACTggcataaacaaataagtaacgggtgatccaagtagaggcaatattttcaatagctttttttgacagatcaggTGTGAGCCGTgttaagctgtcatgttatttttgttcagtattacatcatggaaagacttacgcctgaacaacgtttacaaatcgttcaactttattacgaaaattcacgttctgtaaagaatgtgtttcgcgcgcttcgctcaacttatggtcaacataatcggcctactcagcgtactattcgcaataccATCACCCATCTCATGGGtcccagcattcattataggacaatattcgaccgaatagacaacGTCCAGCAAGCAGCGAAGAAAATTAGTACAggttttgtccggaaagtaataggactgattttctaccgccgcgactgtacttcggagcgcgcaccgactggatttggtagagggcgttcctagataacgaacgagcggctggttagttgtctccgagcacgtGGGGTTTCGGTGgtaccaggcctttttggagggccgggaagaggtcgctgatgaagaccagAAGAATGAGCAATTCCAAAGTGGAaatgatgctcattgtcttttttgacatcgaAGACATCGTCCacaatgaatttgttcctcttggacaaaccgtcaacgccatgTTTTATGTGGAGGTCCtcagagactcaaacgaagaaTACAatgggtccgacaagacatcacagccgattggaagttgcaccacgacaacgctccgGCTCACAAcgtttttcttgtgaacagctaccaaACCAAAGCCGGCATCCCAATGCTTCCGCAACCGCCCTATAGCTCAGATGTGACacagccaaattttgttcagcgtgaggccaatttctggcttaatggatatataaacaagcaaaattgccgcatttgggacgaagagcaacctgaaaaaattcaagagctgccatttcattcggCTTGGTGTGGATTGTGGGACCGTAGAATCatcggtacatatgtatatctttatcatatcattatatatgtattttatgcctgaaattgaagctcgtgatcccggtgacatttggtttcaacaatacgacgccactttccacacatcgcatcaccctttaaaatattgattattcttcgaagaaaaaatataaaaattggcTGCATTTTTGGCGAAAAAAAGTGGTACAATTGGCTGTTTTAATACATCTGACTGCAAATACTTCCTGCTTTGCTCTgctgaaacaaaaacaagcaatatTGAACAACGGTATAAACTGTTCTTCTTTGTTTAAAGCAAAGCGACCTCGAATAAAAGAGGAAGTTGCTTTGcagcaatttaataaatttatatatggttCTTGACTGCAGTGGagaatattaataaacatttctaTTGAGCAAAACTCAAGtcaaaataaatcaagaaagtaaaaaaaaacacattcttatacatatatgaagttcTTATAAGTATTATAATTGTAAGTaagtaatataagtatatactatatacttaaaggtgaatatttttgataaatgtgtaaatttGAATTAACATACTAAAATGTGAAAGGTTAAATAACCACATCAAGCTTATTAATCAATAAAAAGCTTGTCACATTCAAGTAAGTTGAGACACATAAGGGAAATATAGCTATATTAATAtacctgtacatacatatgtacatacatatgtatgttatattaaAGCAGGTCGATATTTTTTTCTGCGGGATATGTTCTACGGATCAGtgtgaacaactttgcctaaagGAATATGGGAAATCCGAATAATCGGTTGTATTggagatatgtatgtgatatagCTGTCCAATCTGGccaattccgacaaataatcAATAGAGTATCAAAATGCACCTACGTATGAAATTTCATttggatattttaaaaactgacgaacaaatttttatgatccCTTAAAAACTTTGCCTTAAAAATCGCTGCCTCGAAACCAGTTTTCGATGTCTCTTAGGGAAAGTTGTGCATAATGATCCGTAAAACATTTCCCGCATACgctatttttcgttttttttttttgttttagcacCCTATAAATCGACCCACACTAATGTATCGGAATGTAAGAActgcaataaaattttgctttttgtaaaaaattctttgaaaatccAAAAGGAGACCAAGTAAAAAATTTGGATACACTAACGCAGTGAAAACAGTATATTTGGCTAGAAGTTTGGCAACCAACATAGCTACATACAATAAACATATCAAATAAGTACGTATAACCCAAAGCCACACTGGGGTCAACAGCAAACTCGCAACATTTTGGCAATGACTactgtaaatatattcaaaattatttttttacctcTTTAAATAAATCCAATTGGCTGATAAATGGGCTCAAATCGAATTCTTCACTCGCTGGCGCTTGCCCATTATCCTCGCCACTTTCCGTTTCTTTCTTAATCTTCGGCGCTGCTTCGTCGCTGGTACTTGAGGCGGTGGCCACTTCATTTTCTACCACAAATTCCTCCTCCTCTTTGTCGAGTTGTTCGGTTTTAATGCTAGCAATATCGGCCGGTTCGGGAAAAGTATCATTTAATGCGCCTGCGCCAACTGTTTCCTCCTTAACCGCAACACCGCCCGCCACTGCGCTTGCAAAACTCGGAAAAAACATATCCAAATTAACATCAATATAGGTGTTGTTGTGCGGCTCATCTTTGAGCGGCAATCCAGCGTAGGGATTGTTGACGGCCAAATCGCCAAAGTCACGCAAATCGGCCAAGTTTTGCTCCCACACCGAACGCTGATCTTGAAAGTTCTCCGAATTGAGAAACACATCCAACTCCGAAGCGGGCAAACCCATATTGCTGGCATTCGTGCTGGCCGCCGCAGCAGCCGCTGCTGCATTAGCGGCCTGTTCCAAGGCCGCAGCACCGGCCACATTCACACTACTAGCGGTGCTCGTCGTCGAACTGGTTGTTGCCTGCAATTCCGGTAGGGTGGCGGTCTGATTGGTGCCACCATCATTTTGCACATTCAACATGTAAGCGGTCACGTTATATTGCGGCGGTGTGGCGTCATGTTGGCGATCATACCGTATTAGATCTTCTATGAGTGGCATCATAGTTTTGCGATTCGCATACGGATACTCCACCATCGGCACGGCGCGCAACATTTCCAATTCCCAGCCATCGCCATCACGCAACTCCAGCTGTGAATCCCAATTGCGCAGGCGTTGCTGCAGGAAATTATCCGGATCCACGTGCAGCAGGCTCAGGGCCAATGCTAACTGCAGCATCTTCATGGCGTACGATTTCTTGTTCGATATCATGTTGAGCCGTTGTGCAGCTAGCGCTAACGGTAATACTAGCGTAGTTATTTAACGTTGTGTGTGCGCAGGACTCTGGCACCCACTTGTCACCCCTACCCTCCGACCCCCGAAAAGTGTGTGAAATTTCACAGTCTAACTGTGACAATCAACTTTCAGTGTCGACGGCGACGTCGACGCAGTCGCCGCGGCGCGTTGCCTTGAATTTGAGGTTAATTTGTGCGTTGGTGCTTTGACTTTTCTGCTTTAATTTAGTCGGATTTGATATAAACTATAAATATGTGGTtatgtaataattttctgtTCTTCGGGGGGGTTCCGAATCTGTCCCGATTTAAGTTGTCGCAATGTTTATTTGTTTCTGGCTTTTACTGCAGTCGTTTTTGCACCACAAATTGCTTTATGGAtttactgttgttgctgttataaatatttatttgttgtttttggtgcaCACAAACGTTCTCTTTATGCCTCGCACCGTTAAATCGCAATTAGCCCACAATTAATTAAAAGCGCTGAAAGAGATcagagaaaaataatatataaataaatatatatattcgtaTGCGTGTTTAAATGTGTGTACGAGGCAATATATAAATGTGATTGGacatatactaaatatgtaaaaataattaagctaTGAATGTGagcaatttatttacaaatatgacAAGTGAAGGATGTTTGATGTTTTCGTTCGCGCAAAAGGCGAGCAGTAAGTAATGATATTTAAATGAGATTACGTTAAtggatatatgtacttatgtatatgatgGTATAAGGAAGTGTTGTGACCAAGAATGGAATAGACGAGACCTTCCGCAACAACGGCGGAGCAGAAAAATATCTCATATGAAGCTGTCAGCATGCATCTAAATTACTTATGAGCCAAGTATTTTCCGTAAACacacaataaaatcaaaaatccgACAGAAATAATGGTTCTAATAGAGGCGACCGGAGACAGGATTATTTGagagttaacttttttctttttgatatgAACAATAATTCAACTAGAGACGATCTTGAGGTGAACTCCGGTACTATGAAGTACTCAAAATCTACATAAGAATTAGGATTAACATAATATTAATGGCAATAACAGAAGAATTGAATCAAAGATATCGCCAATATGCTTATTAAAGGGTTATTTGGACTTAGAACAACCAAACAACAATCACAAAACGAAACTTTAGATTTAGCTTTCAGAAGTTGAATTAGATCATATATTATTTGAAtctgaataaataaattttaaatacttaaaacatCTCTCTCTATTAATCCAAAACTCAGTCAGTATCTTTCAATCGGAAGTACTAGGTATAGAGAAGGCCAGTGAAGTTCTATTGTATAACTACGAGAGGATATAAAACCAACCACATATACGTATACCGACAGACAGGCGGTATTACTGGCCTTGTTCAGTGTAGTCCACAGCTGCAGGAAGGCTTTAAGCTCACTATCAAATCAACTCCACTTGTCCGTAATTTGGGTTCCGGGTCACAGCaatattttcggcaacgaaaacgCGGACGATTTTGCAAGATTAGGAGCCTTTTTAGACGAATACAATGTGGAGTCAATACCAAACCCGCTAGGAACGATCAAAAGATAGCTCAGAGCAGATGGAACTCAATAACAAGCAGTAAGGTGAGAAAGCAGATATGGCTTAAATGACAGAAAGATAACTAAGGACCAACTATTTAGATGTAGTAATAGCATATACAGACTTATAGCTACTGTAACGGGGCACTGGCTTTTTGGAGAACATATGATAAAAATGCGCCTGCCTTATAACAAGGAAACTCTCTTCTGCTATTTCTGTGAATGCCCAACTCCGTCCCAAACCGGatacaaaacacttggaatatATCAGACACCAAATCATGAACGGTTATCCAGAAAAAGCATAacagacataagtagtttcattgagAGCACGTTCAAGCCATACATAAAGCTGCAGAACCTTTGAAATGCCAGATGGAGGTTCAGTTTAAAACGGTCTAAAATTTTCGTCATCCTGTATAACGTCAACGCTTTACGAGAAGTTTAGTAAAGACTTCATCTCCAATCCTAATACTTTATCTAGTCTCTTGAACTGCGAAGCTTCTAGATAACTAAAATGAGTTCCAGGTAAGGCAGGAGCAGAGGTATTGCAGTATTTCTCTCATGCCTACTTCCCAGCACTTTCTGCATGTGCCATCTTTAATAATGCCCTGTAAAGATGCCAACAACCGTCCTACAGTCTTTTCGAGACCGtgtgaataaaaattaagttttttttcctcCTTTGCACATGAGCTTGGTGATCATAAGATATTCCATCTTACCCTGATTCATCTGTCAGttctttcggaaatttcattgtgACGTTTTCAGTTACATGAGTATCTCCTGCACTGCTCCAGTCGCCAAACTCATCAGCTAATTTGTGCCCCGGATTGGCCTAATGGCTCAGAacacagtacatacatatatagtatgtgcagCCGCTTCCCGGCAGCCACAACATCCACTTTCTTCTATGGTCGTTCCCTGATTCGATGTGAGACCAATAATTGCCGCTTGGCTACCG from Bactrocera tryoni isolate S06 chromosome 5, CSIRO_BtryS06_freeze2, whole genome shotgun sequence includes these protein-coding regions:
- the LOC120778325 gene encoding segmentation protein cap'n'collar-like gives rise to the protein MISNKKSYAMKMLQLALALSLLHVDPDNFLQQRLRNWDSQLELRDGDGWELEMLRAVPMVEYPYANRKTMMPLIEDLIRYDRQHDATPPQYNVTAYMLNVQNDGGTNQTATLPELQATTSSTTSTASSVNVAGAAALEQAANAAAAAAAASTNASNMGLPASELDVFLNSENFQDQRSVWEQNLADLRDFGDLAVNNPYAGLPLKDEPHNNTYIDVNLDMFFPSFASAVAGGVAVKEETVGAGALNDTFPEPADIASIKTEQLDKEEEEFVVENEVATASSTSDEAAPKIKKETESGEDNGQAPASEEFDLSPFISQLDLFKEVKK